GCCAATCCACTcccaaaataacatcataggAGCGGTCTGGAATCACAATGAGAGAAGCAAGGAACTCTCTACCACTAATCACTATAGGGCATGCTTCACACAAAGTGCCAAGCTCTATAGAAACACCGAGAGGCGAAGAAACACACAAGGATCTAGTAAGCGGTGTCGGAGTCAAGCCTAATGCCCTCACCACCAAACTAGATATGAAGGAATGGGTTGCCCCCGtatcaaacaaaactgaaGCAAGCAGATCAAAAACAAGAATGCTACCTTCCACTCCTGCACCACGCTGACCAATGGCATAAACTCTAGCTGGTGCTGGAAGTAATGGTCTCTGCTGAACACCCTGCCCTCCAGCCTGAGGTCGGGTGCAATCCCTAGCAAAATGGCCTGCCTGCCCACAAGTGAAGCATCCCTGCCTCCTGGGCTTCGTGCATGCCGAAGAGAACTGGCCTGGCTCACCACAGTTGAAACACTTCAGTGGTGCTGCCTGCCTAATAGGTGGAGCCCTAAAAGGGGCAGCAGTTGCTCTAGCTGGAGCCAGCTGGTAAGTCCGCCACCTCTTCCCAAAACCACCTTTGTGGTCCCCTGCACTGCTACTCCCCCGCCAGGGCATTGCCCTTCCCCTGAACATCTCTATGCCTCTCTACCTCATGCATCGCCTCCTCCTGCTCAACTGCAAGGGCACTCTCAACCGCCTCTGCTAGAGTAGCAAACCGGTGGGAAGTCACCAGCTTCCGGAGCTCATGCCTCAAACCCCGAATGAACTTCCGTGCCAAATCCACTACATCCATCTCTCTAGCAAAACGATACAGCTGAGAAAAACGGGCCTCATAATCCTTGACACTCATCGGGCCCTGCACTAGAGCTATGAACTCAAGCTCCAACTGCTCCCTCACTGTATCTGGAAAATACTTCTCCCGAAAGAGCTGAACAAACCCCTCCTAAGTCAAGGCGGTCACATCTCTGGATCTCTCTACCCTGCTCCACCATACCCGTGCCTCATCCTTGAGAAGAAACGTAGCAATACGCATCTTCTCAATCTCCGTACACGTGATCATGGTGAAGTATGTCTCAATGCCCTCTATCCAATGATCAGCTACGAGGTAGTCTGTACCTCCCAACCTGATGATACCCTGAGCCAGCCTGGCCAATCATAGACCATCATCTACTGCAACAGGCACCGGCACCTCCAACACTACCTCGTCCTCAAAGAAGTCATCCACAGGTGGAGCCCTACCTCTGCCTCTGGCCCCACCTGCCCCTCTGGCTCTACCGGCCCCTTTGGCCCTACCGGCCCCTCTGGCCCTACCTCGGCCTATGGCTCTCCCTCGCGGAGAATCCATCACCTAAGAATCAA
This genomic stretch from Fragaria vesca subsp. vesca unplaced genomic scaffold, FraVesHawaii_1.0 scf0511590, whole genome shotgun sequence harbors:
- the LOC101310660 gene encoding uncharacterized protein LOC101310660, with protein sequence MFRGRAMPWRGSSSAGDHKGGFGKRWRTYQLAPARATAAPFRAPPIRQAAPLKCFNCGEPGQFSSACTKPRRQGCFTCGQAGHFARDCTRPQAGGQGVQQRPLLPAPARVYAIGQRGAGVEGSILVFDLLASVLFDTGATHSFISSLVVRALGLTPTPLTRSLCVSSPLGVSIELGTLCEACPIVISGREFLASLIVIPDRSYDVILGVDWLRSNYAMIDCFDMVVSFHIPGQPSFRYRCHRSDTAMWEGVLAHIEATGSTVGIADIAVVSEFSDVFQEIPGLPPKRVVEFAIDVVPGTSPVSKTPYQMGRTELQELK